One Hordeum vulgare subsp. vulgare chromosome 4H, MorexV3_pseudomolecules_assembly, whole genome shotgun sequence DNA window includes the following coding sequences:
- the LOC123446497 gene encoding uncharacterized protein LOC123446497: MDFTTSIVPHLSLISSLLLAAATRHCQAKFSTSAYDPDVEAPGLCDMPVDPLWAHSVHCAAYFRGANSGDVLDPTTKTPDGEEGGPSWRRSLQHVCVATLTSFLFGYHTGVVNEPLESISADLGFAGPVVSICLGERSSDACLVALLLTELVFSAQCVTL, from the exons ATGGATTTCACCACGTCCATCGTTCCACACCTCTCCCtcatctcctctctcctccttgcCGCCGCTACAAGACACTGCCAGGCGAAGTTTAGCACCTCAGCCTACGATCCAGACGTCGAGGCGCCAGGACTGTGTGATATGCCCGTCGATCCGCTTTGGGCGCATTCCGTTCATTGTGCTGCCTATTTTCGTGGTGCGAATTCCGGTGACGTTTTAGATCCAACAACGAAGACAcccgacggagaagaaggaggcccGTCGTGGCGCAGGTCCCTACAGCACGTGTGCGTCGCCACACTCACCTCCTTCCTCTTCGGCTACCACACCGG AGTGGTGAACGAGCCGCTCGAGAGCATCTCCGCTGACCTCGGCTTTGCCG GGCCTGTGGTGAGCATATGCTTGGGGGAGCGTTCGTCAGATGCCTGTTTAGTGGCTCTGTTGCTGACGGAATTGGTCTTTTCAGCTCAGTGTGTCACTCTTTAG